AACATTGTAAAGGCCAAGGGTAGACGATTGATGAACAGGACCACAAAATCGCTACTCTTCTCATTTGCAATCTAGTCTATCCATGAACGATAGAGTTACAGACCTATAAAAGAGAGATGCTCCATATTTGTCAATTCTTGGCTGAAGAGTTTTAGGAGAAAACTGGTACAGAACTGAAGAGTTTTTTGGGGAGTGGGGGTGCTCTCAATGATAGATATTCTCGACCATTCACTTTAGGGGAAAAGAAAAAGTAGTCCATGCTCTAGATATGGACTACTTTTTTTACTTTTAATTTGGACGATTTCGTGATACAAATTTGATTTTGAAGAAATCAGCCCGTTTATAGGTTTCATCGTATTCGATGACTTGACCGGTGGTTTCCAATTGCGTTGTTTTTTCTTGGTAAACAACAGGGAACGTTGAATCAATTTCAAGAACTTGGCAGATGTCTTCAGGTGTTGGGAATAAAATCACATTGCTTTCTTCGAAATGTTCGTCATTCAAATGGATGTGATAATCTTCTTTGAAACGTTTGTAAATCGAGCTGTAATAGGACAAGTCTGGGTAATTAGCATTGATATACTGCTCTGGAATGTAGGATTTGTCATAGAGATAGACAACCCCTTTGGCCTTACGAATACGCTCAATCTTATAGTAGAATTGGGTATTTTTTAACCCTAATTTTTCTAGAATACGATCGTCATTTTCGCGTTCAATCGATAGTACAATTACCTGATCATCATCCTGAGAGCCGAAAAGCTCAACATCTGAGAATTCCACTAATTTGTGTTTGCGAGCACGAGAAACAAAAGTGCCTTTTCCTTGTTGACGGATGATGTATCCATCTTTGGCAAGTTCGTTCAATGCTCTGACAACTGTAATGGAACTAACGTTATAAAGAT
The window above is part of the Streptococcus himalayensis genome. Proteins encoded here:
- a CDS encoding GntR family transcriptional regulator — its product is MVVPKYQYIKDELKNKIISGQFENGDKFYTEAELINLYNVSSITVVRALNELAKDGYIIRQQGKGTFVSRARKHKLVEFSDVELFGSQDDDQVIVLSIERENDDRILEKLGLKNTQFYYKIERIRKAKGVVYLYDKSYIPEQYINANYPDLSYYSSIYKRFKEDYHIHLNDEHFEESNVILFPTPEDICQVLEIDSTFPVVYQEKTTQLETTGQVIEYDETYKRADFFKIKFVSRNRPN